Proteins from a single region of Acidianus ambivalens:
- the aspS gene encoding aspartate--tRNA(Asn) ligase, with protein MLKSDFVAEISPEQDGKEVTVAGWVHTIRDLGGKKFILLRDRSGLGQIVIDKSNTKAFELSKDLTQESVILVKGVVKADKRAPNGVEIHANELEILSKAKAPLPLDVSGKVNADLDTRLRERLLDLRRLEMEAVIKIQSEAIRAFREYLYSQKFVEIFTPKIIATATEGGAQLFPVIYFGKEAFLAQSPQLYKELLAGTIERVFEVAPAWRAEESDTPYHLSEFLSADIEVAFADYNDIMNIVENTLDFMVNRVRNNCQKELKILNHTLPEIKKPIKRITYSEAIEILQSAGVNIKFGDDIGTPEQRILHQKLNEDLYFIIDWPSTARPFYTRRKSNNPELSESFDLIYRWVEIASGSSRNYKREVLEEELKTRGLNIASFEFFLKWFDYGMPPHAGVGIGVQRLMMLFTGLQNVKEISLFPRDKKRLVP; from the coding sequence ATGCTTAAGTCCGATTTTGTAGCAGAAATATCTCCAGAACAAGATGGGAAAGAAGTTACAGTAGCAGGCTGGGTTCACACTATAAGAGATCTAGGAGGAAAGAAATTTATATTACTTAGAGATAGGTCAGGCTTAGGTCAAATAGTTATTGATAAAAGTAATACGAAAGCTTTTGAATTAAGTAAAGATTTAACTCAAGAATCAGTGATCTTAGTTAAAGGTGTAGTAAAAGCTGATAAGAGAGCTCCAAACGGAGTAGAAATACATGCAAATGAACTTGAAATTTTAAGTAAAGCAAAAGCTCCTCTTCCGTTAGACGTTTCTGGGAAAGTTAACGCAGATTTAGACACTAGACTTAGGGAAAGGCTATTGGATCTAAGAAGGTTGGAAATGGAAGCCGTGATAAAAATACAGTCTGAGGCTATAAGAGCCTTTAGAGAGTATCTATACTCGCAAAAATTTGTTGAAATTTTTACACCCAAGATAATTGCTACTGCAACTGAAGGAGGGGCACAGCTATTTCCAGTTATATATTTCGGCAAAGAGGCATTCTTAGCTCAAAGTCCACAGCTTTACAAGGAACTATTGGCAGGAACAATTGAAAGAGTGTTCGAAGTCGCCCCGGCGTGGAGAGCTGAAGAGTCTGATACTCCTTATCACTTATCAGAATTCTTAAGTGCAGATATTGAAGTAGCGTTTGCAGATTATAATGATATAATGAACATTGTTGAAAATACATTAGACTTTATGGTAAATAGAGTAAGGAATAATTGTCAAAAAGAATTGAAAATACTCAACCATACTTTACCAGAGATTAAAAAACCTATTAAGAGAATAACATATTCGGAAGCAATAGAGATATTGCAAAGCGCTGGAGTTAATATAAAATTTGGAGATGATATAGGAACACCGGAGCAAAGAATTCTCCACCAGAAATTAAATGAAGATTTATATTTCATAATTGATTGGCCTTCTACTGCTAGACCATTTTACACAAGAAGGAAAAGTAATAATCCTGAATTAAGCGAAAGCTTTGATTTAATTTATAGATGGGTTGAGATAGCCTCTGGAAGCAGTAGAAACTACAAGAGGGAAGTTCTAGAAGAAGAATTAAAGACCAGAGGACTAAATATAGCAAGTTTTGAATTCTTCTTAAAATGGTTTGATTATGGAATGCCTCCTCATGCCGGTGTGGGAATAGGAGTACAAAGACTAATGATGCTTTTCACTGGATTACAAAACGTTAAAGAGATCTCGTTATTCCCAAGGGATAAGAAAAGACTTGTTCCTTAG
- a CDS encoding 50S ribosomal protein L40e — MPITDPEKLRIVQERVFIKKVCRNCGALNSIRATKCRRCHSRNLRIKKKELPAKKA, encoded by the coding sequence ATGCCTATTACCGACCCTGAAAAGCTCAGAATAGTCCAAGAAAGAGTGTTCATTAAAAAAGTTTGTAGAAACTGCGGTGCTTTAAACTCAATAAGAGCTACCAAATGCAGAAGATGCCATAGTAGGAATTTAAGAATCAAAAAGAAAGAACTACCAGCTAAGAAAGCTTAA
- a CDS encoding nucleotidyltransferase: MISFNSVGEVLEELKKISDFVIIGDTIVDLLLKRKGTESDVDIFPTEISAIAEGEKYRELAEEKNWDFGSTPIDTPRIIVPVEEGQLQIDIYDNIQDFFVPQEILNSAEEMKIGKSTFKVIRLEDYILLKVNAYREEDEDELKGILYYIAEGKLKINKDYLEKHIELFEENADSIKERLKDIGFKLS; this comes from the coding sequence TTGATAAGTTTTAACTCAGTTGGAGAAGTCTTAGAAGAATTGAAAAAAATATCAGATTTTGTAATAATAGGAGATACAATAGTAGACCTACTTTTAAAGAGAAAAGGAACTGAAAGCGATGTAGATATTTTCCCTACTGAAATAAGCGCTATAGCCGAAGGAGAAAAATATAGGGAATTGGCAGAAGAGAAAAATTGGGATTTTGGTTCAACACCTATAGATACACCTAGAATAATAGTTCCAGTAGAAGAAGGGCAGTTACAAATTGATATTTATGATAATATTCAGGATTTCTTTGTACCGCAAGAGATCTTGAATAGTGCTGAGGAAATGAAAATCGGAAAATCCACATTTAAGGTAATAAGACTTGAAGATTACATATTGTTAAAAGTTAATGCTTATAGAGAAGAAGACGAGGATGAGCTGAAAGGCATTCTATATTATATAGCTGAAGGAAAATTAAAAATAAACAAGGATTACCTTGAAAAACATATAGAATTATTTGAAGAAAATGCTGATAGTATAAAAGAAAGACTTAAGGATATCGGTTTTAAGCTTTCTTAG
- a CDS encoding transcription elongation factor NusA, which produces MKIPLDYLCVKSGLLCNRCQSLVDSGEVDSFEVKVMQALLELEETQFKELKDSTYYKAIKVNDLLILLVGSGPSMTIQKWIKVAKALQDKLHMKVRIVEKTNNIKNSAIQLLSPARVLGVNTVWLPDGSVQYVIRVSKSERKLLPADSNILESALSKIHDTRVKIRVE; this is translated from the coding sequence ATGAAAATTCCCCTTGATTATTTGTGCGTAAAAAGTGGTCTGCTTTGCAATAGATGCCAGAGTCTTGTAGACAGTGGAGAGGTAGATAGTTTTGAAGTAAAGGTAATGCAAGCTCTTTTAGAATTAGAGGAGACTCAGTTTAAAGAATTGAAAGACTCAACATATTATAAGGCAATTAAGGTAAATGATCTTTTAATCCTTTTAGTTGGGAGTGGCCCATCTATGACAATACAAAAGTGGATAAAGGTTGCTAAAGCTCTACAAGATAAACTTCATATGAAAGTAAGGATAGTAGAAAAGACTAACAATATTAAGAATAGTGCAATACAATTACTTTCACCTGCAAGAGTTTTAGGGGTTAATACAGTATGGTTGCCAGACGGTTCTGTTCAATACGTGATAAGAGTTTCAAAAAGCGAAAGAAAATTATTGCCTGCTGACTCTAACATCTTAGAATCAGCTTTATCAAAGATTCATGATACAAGAGTTAAGATAAGGGTTGAGTAA